A region of Heteronotia binoei isolate CCM8104 ecotype False Entrance Well chromosome 2, APGP_CSIRO_Hbin_v1, whole genome shotgun sequence DNA encodes the following proteins:
- the TAF11 gene encoding transcription initiation factor TFIID subunit 11 has protein sequence MAEAPESQREDAALPLPSLSAPADLSAVEEAVGQERESVEVKVEVQGIEIKSKEAAELVLGELEESTSQACAAKKIKIEIKDKKEKKHKVDEDEIQKMQILVSSFSEEQLNRYEMYRRSAFPKAAIKRLIQSITGTSVSQNVVIAMSGISKVFVGEVVEEALDVCEKWGESPPLQPKHMREAVRRLKTRGQIPNSKYKKILFH, from the exons ATGGCGGAAGCACCGGAGTCTCAGCGAGAAGATGCTGCTCTTCCTTTGCCTTCTCTTTCTGCACCCGCTGACCTTTCTGCTGTGGAAGAGGCCGTGGGGCAGGAGAGGGAGTCTGTGGAGGTTAAGGTGGAGGTGCAGGGTATAGAG ATTAAAAGCAAGGAAGCTGCAGAATTGGTCCTTGGAGAATTGGAGGAATCTACATCACAGGCCTGTGCagccaaaaaaattaaaatagagataaaggacaaaaaagagaaaaaacacaAAGTCGATGAAGATGAAATTCAAAAAATGCA AATATTagtttcttctttttctgaagAACAACTGAATCGTTATGAGATGTATCGCCGATCAGCTTTTCCTAAGGCTGCTATTAAAAGG CTGATCCAATCAATTACTGGAACTTCTGTTTCTCAGAATGTGGTCATTGCAATGTCAGGAATTTCCAAAGTCTTTGTTGGGGAAGTGGTAGAAGAAG CACTAGATGTATGTGAGAAGTGGGGAGAATCACCACCTCTGCAACCAAAACACATGCGAGAAGCAGTCAGACGTCTGAAGACACGAGGACAGATCCCCAactcaaaatataaaaaaattctttttcacTGA